The following are encoded in a window of Qipengyuania soli genomic DNA:
- the ccmC gene encoding heme ABC transporter permease CcmC: MHGFANPKRFLSLARWLTPLLIVSGLIVSAGALWWGLTQVPPDRLMGETVRILFLHVPAAWLGMGGWTAIAVSSLVFLVWRHPLAALAARGAAVPGLAFTVICLVTGSIWGRPTWGTWWVWDGRLTSMLVLAFLYVAYIALAQAVEREGVSPRIPAIFGLLGAINIPIINRSVVWWNSLHQPPSITMGKSAIDAAFLVPLLIAVIGFSLLFGGVVLARMRALLADIQAEARLRRKAMEDI, translated from the coding sequence ATGCACGGCTTCGCGAACCCCAAACGCTTCCTTTCGCTTGCTCGCTGGCTGACTCCGCTGCTCATCGTGAGCGGCCTGATCGTCAGCGCGGGTGCGCTATGGTGGGGCCTGACGCAGGTTCCGCCCGATCGCCTGATGGGCGAAACCGTCCGCATCCTCTTCCTCCATGTCCCCGCCGCATGGCTGGGCATGGGCGGCTGGACTGCGATTGCGGTGTCGAGCCTCGTCTTCCTGGTATGGCGTCATCCGCTCGCCGCGCTGGCTGCGCGGGGTGCGGCGGTACCTGGCCTCGCCTTCACAGTGATATGCCTCGTCACCGGCTCGATCTGGGGCCGCCCCACCTGGGGTACCTGGTGGGTATGGGACGGCCGGCTGACGAGCATGCTTGTGCTCGCCTTCCTCTATGTCGCGTACATCGCGCTGGCACAGGCGGTGGAGCGCGAGGGCGTGTCGCCTCGCATTCCGGCGATTTTCGGTCTGCTCGGTGCGATCAATATCCCGATTATCAACCGTTCGGTGGTGTGGTGGAACTCGCTCCACCAGCCGCCCAGCATCACCATGGGCAAGAGCGCGATCGACGCTGCATTTCTCGTGCCGCTGCTGATCGCGGTGATCGGCTTCTCGCTGCTGTTTGGCGGCGTCGTGCTGGCCCGGATGCGGGCATTGCTGGCCGATATCCAGGCCGAGGCACGCCTGCGACGCAAGGCGATGGAGGACATCTGA
- the rpmE gene encoding 50S ribosomal protein L31 yields MKAEGHPDYHMITVKMTDGTEFQTRSTWGKEGDTLALEIDPTSHPAWTGGKQQLQEGGRVAAFNKRFGGLSLKK; encoded by the coding sequence ATGAAGGCCGAAGGGCACCCCGACTATCACATGATCACGGTCAAGATGACCGATGGTACCGAATTCCAGACCCGCTCGACCTGGGGCAAGGAAGGCGACACGCTCGCCCTCGAAATCGACCCCACGAGCCACCCGGCCTGGACCGGTGGCAAGCAGCAGCTTCAGGAAGGCGGCCGCGTCGCAGCCTTCAACAAGCGCTTCGGTGGTCTCAGCCTCAAGAAGTAA
- a CDS encoding prolyl hydroxylase family protein → MTSSGESSAETLLSHPGVQRVPSDKLELFQLKDFLSADMCTDLIALIDKDRRPSTLADAGDDHYFRTSETCDLSAEEPRVKELEELFFALNGIDPAHGEPVQGQRYAVGQEFKAHCDYFNPGGADWVKYCSVAGQRTWTFMIYLNDVDAGGATRFKTVGKMFQPERGKLVCWNNRRPDKRENPNTLHHGMKVRKGTKYVITKWYREKPWGW, encoded by the coding sequence ATGACAAGCAGCGGCGAATCTTCGGCAGAGACCCTCCTGTCACATCCCGGAGTCCAGCGCGTTCCCAGCGACAAGCTGGAACTGTTCCAACTCAAGGACTTCCTGTCCGCCGACATGTGCACCGACCTCATCGCGCTGATCGACAAGGACCGTCGTCCCTCGACCCTCGCGGATGCCGGGGACGACCATTACTTCCGCACCAGCGAAACTTGCGATCTGTCCGCGGAGGAACCGCGGGTAAAGGAACTGGAAGAGCTGTTCTTCGCCCTGAACGGCATCGACCCGGCGCATGGCGAGCCGGTTCAGGGCCAACGCTACGCCGTGGGCCAGGAGTTCAAGGCACATTGCGACTATTTCAATCCGGGCGGCGCCGACTGGGTGAAATACTGTTCGGTCGCGGGCCAGCGAACCTGGACTTTCATGATCTATCTCAATGACGTCGATGCCGGCGGTGCTACACGGTTCAAGACGGTCGGCAAGATGTTCCAGCCGGAACGCGGCAAGCTGGTCTGCTGGAACAACCGCCGGCCCGACAAACGTGAGAACCCCAATACGCTCCATCACGGGATGAAGGTGCGCAAGGGGACCAAGTACGTGATCACGAAGTGGTATCGCGAAAAGCCGTGGGGATGGTGA
- the ccmE gene encoding cytochrome c maturation protein CcmE — translation MKAKHQRLVLVVLALIAIVGAGLLATYALRNQASYFYLPEQMLADPPQVGQAVRLGGMVERGSLKTDADGVTLRFNVTGNESSRVPVRFSGIAPDLFVEGSGVVAEGRLEADGTFVADNLLAKHDENYVPKELEGMTQQQASRMAEETTVGLE, via the coding sequence ATGAAAGCCAAGCACCAGCGACTGGTCCTCGTGGTCCTCGCACTCATTGCCATCGTCGGCGCGGGCCTTCTCGCGACCTATGCGCTGCGCAATCAGGCGAGCTATTTCTACCTGCCCGAGCAGATGCTCGCCGACCCTCCGCAAGTGGGACAGGCGGTGCGGCTTGGCGGGATGGTCGAGAGGGGCTCGCTCAAGACCGATGCCGATGGTGTAACTCTGCGGTTCAATGTCACTGGCAACGAGAGCTCGCGCGTGCCGGTACGCTTCAGCGGCATCGCACCCGACCTTTTCGTTGAGGGGTCAGGCGTGGTTGCCGAAGGGCGGCTGGAAGCCGACGGGACCTTTGTCGCCGACAACCTCCTTGCCAAGCATGACGAGAATTATGTGCCCAAGGAACTGGAGGGCATGACCCAGCAGCAGGCCTCCAGGATGGCCGAGGAAACCACGGTCGGGCTAGAATGA
- a CDS encoding TraR/DksA family transcriptional regulator — translation MDDYSGIRVRLEKRLGELLERVEDIEDDLRGPLDADFSEQAVDLADDEALEGVDAVLRNEISQIRMALQRMDNGTYGTCSQCGKAISRARLEARPIATRCIDCAQ, via the coding sequence ATGGACGATTATTCGGGAATTAGGGTCAGGCTCGAAAAGAGGCTCGGAGAACTCCTCGAGCGGGTCGAGGACATCGAGGACGATCTGCGTGGCCCTCTCGACGCGGATTTCAGCGAGCAAGCCGTAGACCTTGCGGATGACGAGGCGCTGGAAGGGGTGGATGCAGTCCTGCGCAACGAAATCTCACAGATTCGCATGGCCTTGCAGCGCATGGACAACGGCACCTACGGCACTTGCAGCCAATGCGGGAAGGCTATCTCCCGTGCCCGGCTCGAAGCGCGACCTATCGCGACCCGCTGTATCGACTGCGCCCAGTAA
- the dxr gene encoding 1-deoxy-D-xylulose-5-phosphate reductoisomerase, with protein MRSISILGATGSVGEQTLDLVRRNGEEWKVVALTAHSNVAALAAMAREFDAEVAVIADETRLDELRAALAGSGIEAAGGRAALCEAASRPVDMTVAAIVGCAGLGPVMAAIEQGGTIALANKEALVSAGEVMTEAVKRHGATLLPVDSEHNAIFQCLSGNRIEDVRSITLTASGGPLRLVENLDAVTPEQAIAHPNWDMGAKISVDSATMFNKGLELIEAHHLFPVGLDRIRIVVHPQSVIHSMVEYRDGSTLAQLGPSDMRVPIASCLAWPLRMDTPMAPLDLAAIGELSFFAPDEVRFPATRLAREAAQAGGAAPAILNAANEIAVAAFLERKIAFSRIPLLVERVLSEGQLPDPPRTLEEVLGVDGSARKRANELLELA; from the coding sequence ATCCGTTCGATTTCCATTCTCGGCGCGACAGGTTCGGTGGGCGAGCAGACGCTCGACCTTGTGCGGCGCAATGGCGAGGAATGGAAAGTCGTGGCGCTCACCGCCCATTCCAATGTCGCGGCCCTTGCTGCGATGGCCCGTGAATTCGACGCTGAGGTGGCGGTTATCGCCGACGAGACGCGGCTCGACGAGCTGCGCGCCGCTCTGGCCGGCAGCGGGATCGAGGCAGCGGGTGGCCGAGCAGCGCTATGCGAGGCCGCATCGCGCCCGGTAGACATGACCGTCGCCGCGATCGTCGGCTGTGCAGGGCTGGGCCCGGTGATGGCTGCGATCGAGCAGGGTGGAACAATCGCACTGGCGAACAAGGAGGCACTGGTTTCGGCGGGCGAGGTCATGACCGAAGCCGTGAAGCGTCACGGCGCCACGCTGCTACCCGTCGATTCCGAACACAACGCGATATTCCAGTGCCTATCCGGCAATCGTATCGAGGACGTGCGGTCGATTACCCTGACCGCCAGCGGAGGCCCCCTGCGCCTGGTAGAAAATCTCGACGCGGTGACGCCGGAACAGGCAATCGCCCACCCCAATTGGGACATGGGCGCCAAGATCAGCGTCGACAGCGCAACCATGTTCAACAAGGGCCTCGAACTGATTGAGGCGCATCATCTGTTTCCGGTGGGCCTCGATCGCATTCGCATCGTCGTGCATCCGCAGAGCGTAATCCATTCGATGGTCGAATATCGCGACGGCTCTACCCTGGCCCAGCTTGGGCCTTCGGACATGCGCGTGCCCATCGCGTCGTGCCTCGCGTGGCCGCTGCGCATGGATACGCCCATGGCACCCCTCGACCTGGCCGCCATAGGTGAACTCAGCTTCTTCGCACCCGACGAGGTGCGGTTTCCTGCGACACGCCTTGCGCGCGAGGCGGCGCAGGCGGGCGGCGCGGCGCCGGCAATACTCAATGCCGCAAACGAAATCGCGGTTGCGGCCTTCCTCGAGCGTAAGATTGCATTCAGCCGCATTCCCCTATTGGTGGAGCGCGTGCTCTCGGAAGGGCAATTGCCTGACCCGCCGCGGACCCTAGAAGAGGTCCTGGGCGTTGATGGGAGTGCGCGCAAACGCGCGAACGAATTGCTGGAGCTCGCCTGA
- a CDS encoding OmpH family outer membrane protein, producing MNTKIKLAAGAVLAAAAVAATPASAQVAGIATSSPEAVIVRAQARITAYQQIEQQYAAQIAQIRTLRQEMATLQQTLDTNKDGQLSQQEATANKTAVDQLQAKEQTIAQTTQPIVLAQTYAIEQLINDYANVQQQVVNDKKIQIMLTPDAIQWAPDSVNVTDALVAVINKRMPSVQITPPAGWRPRQESLATQQTVAQILVGVAQQQAAAAQQNQQPQQQQPTGR from the coding sequence ATGAATACCAAGATCAAACTCGCTGCCGGTGCCGTTCTGGCCGCCGCAGCCGTTGCTGCTACCCCTGCTTCGGCGCAGGTCGCCGGCATCGCCACCAGCAGCCCCGAAGCCGTGATCGTGCGCGCCCAGGCGCGCATCACCGCTTACCAGCAGATCGAGCAGCAGTATGCCGCGCAGATCGCCCAGATCCGTACGCTGCGCCAGGAAATGGCAACGCTGCAGCAGACGCTCGACACCAACAAGGACGGGCAGCTCAGCCAGCAGGAGGCCACGGCCAACAAAACTGCGGTCGACCAGCTGCAGGCGAAGGAACAGACGATCGCGCAGACGACCCAGCCGATCGTTCTTGCCCAGACCTATGCCATCGAGCAGCTGATCAACGACTACGCCAATGTCCAGCAGCAGGTCGTCAACGACAAGAAGATCCAGATCATGCTCACCCCGGACGCGATCCAGTGGGCACCCGATTCGGTCAACGTCACCGACGCACTCGTCGCCGTGATAAACAAGCGCATGCCTTCGGTGCAGATCACTCCGCCGGCAGGCTGGCGTCCGCGCCAGGAATCGCTGGCCACCCAGCAGACCGTGGCGCAGATCCTGGTGGGCGTTGCCCAGCAGCAGGCAGCTGCCGCGCAGCAGAACCAGCAGCCGCAACAGCAGCAGCCGACCGGCCGCTGA
- the bamA gene encoding outer membrane protein assembly factor BamA: MTDFATAATRRSTPCARLAISLLAGTMLAGIPQAAMAQEATDAAAAQAAPAAQSEVVRTIAVAGAQRLEPQTILSYIRLRPGDVWSQAVGDQVLKDLYATELFSNASVVNNDGNVVITIVENPVVNRIIIEGNKRLKVDKILPEIKLSPRQIFTRSKVRADVTRIIELYKRQGRFAATVEPKMVELSQNRVDIVFEINEGPKSKVRQINIIGNEKFSDGELRGEMLTKQARLTSFFSSNTSYDPDRLAYDQQLLRQFYLTEGYADFRVVSAVAELTPDKKDFIITYVVEEGERYKFADVSVDSQIRDFDSKAMSTRLPMKTGDWYDAKQVEDTVEQLTELAGTFGYAFADVSPNFSRNPDDKTMSVQFVLREAPRVYVERIDVNGNTLTQDKVLRREFRVAEGDAFNSLAVKRSTSRINSLGYFQENFEINQVEGSQPDRIVLEANVEEQATGQLQLSAGFSSLESFILAGSIQQRNFRGRGQTVGLSLNYSRYSKSAQVSFTEPYVFDRNISAGVDIYRRDLNSFNFRNNQRNTTYKQATTGLSLRAGVPLTEYMSAVGSYTFNYDDVSLGNEFFTNGACDPTKASRFLCEAIGKRSSSIVGLTLNYDTLDSRLRPTRGETISWTTEFAGLGGSERYLRSRARLAKYWGIGSGFIFSLAGEGGWIKGLKDSNTPGTDNVRLINRFFLGEPQMRGFDIRGVGPRIVRLPYFDDDNDPTTPDVPQALEDALNSKNRLDDSLGGRAYYLGRAELEIPLGSGAREMGLRPSVFVDVGSLFGITEPILQDFPNGVPLTNDLGQQLYLQSGTDASGNEVFSSVTNPISPSGATNTPQYRAAGFKEVFVGDSVSPRVSVGFGVNWNSPFGPFRIDVSKVLKSQVGDDTKTFSFNVGTQF, from the coding sequence ATGACTGACTTTGCAACTGCCGCCACGCGACGTTCCACCCCCTGCGCGCGGCTGGCGATCAGCCTGCTTGCCGGCACCATGCTGGCCGGTATCCCGCAGGCGGCAATGGCACAGGAAGCAACAGATGCCGCTGCGGCACAGGCCGCCCCAGCCGCCCAGTCCGAAGTGGTGCGCACGATTGCCGTGGCCGGTGCACAGCGTCTCGAGCCGCAGACGATCCTGTCCTACATCCGTTTGCGCCCGGGCGACGTGTGGAGCCAGGCGGTCGGTGACCAGGTCCTGAAGGACCTTTACGCGACCGAACTGTTCTCCAACGCCAGCGTGGTCAACAATGACGGCAACGTGGTCATCACGATCGTCGAAAACCCGGTGGTCAACCGGATCATTATCGAGGGCAACAAGCGCCTCAAGGTCGACAAGATCCTGCCCGAGATCAAGCTCTCGCCGCGACAGATATTCACTCGTTCGAAGGTCCGTGCGGACGTGACCCGCATCATCGAGCTCTACAAGCGTCAGGGCCGTTTCGCCGCCACTGTCGAGCCGAAGATGGTCGAGCTGAGCCAGAACCGCGTCGATATCGTCTTCGAGATCAACGAAGGGCCCAAGTCCAAGGTCCGGCAGATCAATATCATCGGTAACGAGAAGTTCTCCGACGGCGAACTGCGTGGCGAAATGCTGACGAAACAGGCGCGCCTGACGAGCTTCTTCAGCTCGAACACCAGCTATGACCCGGACCGCCTGGCCTATGACCAGCAGCTCCTGCGCCAGTTCTATCTGACCGAAGGCTATGCCGACTTCCGCGTGGTTTCGGCGGTCGCAGAGCTGACGCCGGACAAGAAGGACTTCATCATCACCTACGTCGTCGAGGAAGGGGAACGCTACAAGTTCGCCGACGTCTCGGTCGACAGCCAGATCCGCGATTTCGACAGCAAGGCGATGTCGACGCGTCTGCCGATGAAGACCGGCGACTGGTACGATGCCAAGCAGGTCGAGGACACGGTGGAGCAGTTGACCGAGCTGGCCGGAACCTTCGGCTACGCCTTTGCCGACGTCTCGCCGAATTTCTCGCGCAATCCTGACGACAAGACCATGTCGGTCCAGTTCGTCCTCCGCGAAGCGCCACGCGTCTATGTCGAGCGGATCGACGTCAACGGAAACACGCTGACCCAGGACAAGGTCCTGCGCCGCGAATTCCGTGTGGCCGAGGGCGATGCCTTCAATTCGCTGGCGGTCAAGCGTTCGACCTCGCGCATCAACTCGCTGGGCTACTTCCAGGAAAACTTCGAGATCAACCAGGTCGAGGGCAGCCAGCCCGACCGCATTGTTCTCGAAGCCAATGTCGAGGAGCAGGCTACCGGCCAGTTGCAGCTGTCGGCCGGCTTCAGTTCGCTTGAAAGCTTCATCCTCGCCGGCTCGATCCAGCAGCGCAACTTCCGCGGCCGTGGTCAGACAGTTGGCCTAAGCCTCAACTACTCGCGCTATTCGAAGTCGGCCCAGGTCAGCTTCACCGAACCCTATGTCTTCGACCGCAATATTTCGGCTGGTGTGGACATCTACCGCCGCGACCTCAACAGCTTCAACTTCCGCAACAACCAGCGCAACACGACCTACAAGCAGGCCACCACCGGCCTTTCGCTGCGCGCGGGCGTGCCATTGACCGAATACATGTCGGCCGTCGGAAGCTACACTTTCAACTACGACGACGTGTCGCTCGGGAACGAGTTCTTCACCAACGGCGCGTGCGATCCGACCAAGGCCAGCCGCTTCCTGTGCGAGGCAATCGGCAAGCGTTCGAGCTCGATCGTCGGTCTGACCCTTAACTACGACACGCTCGACAGCCGCCTGCGCCCCACGCGCGGCGAGACGATCAGCTGGACGACCGAATTCGCCGGCCTTGGCGGCTCGGAACGTTACCTGCGCAGCCGCGCCCGCCTGGCCAAGTACTGGGGCATCGGTAGCGGGTTCATCTTCTCGCTGGCCGGCGAAGGCGGCTGGATCAAGGGTCTGAAGGACAGCAACACTCCGGGTACGGACAACGTTCGCCTGATCAACCGCTTCTTCCTGGGCGAACCGCAGATGCGCGGCTTCGACATCAGGGGCGTCGGCCCGCGCATCGTGCGCCTGCCGTACTTCGATGACGACAACGATCCGACAACGCCCGATGTGCCGCAGGCGCTGGAGGATGCTCTCAATTCCAAGAACCGTCTCGACGACTCGCTGGGTGGCAGGGCCTATTACCTCGGTCGCGCCGAGCTCGAGATCCCACTTGGCAGCGGTGCGCGCGAGATGGGCCTCCGTCCGTCGGTCTTCGTCGACGTCGGCTCGCTTTTCGGCATCACCGAGCCGATCCTCCAGGATTTCCCGAACGGCGTACCGCTGACCAACGACCTCGGCCAGCAGCTGTATTTGCAGTCGGGTACCGACGCGAGCGGCAACGAGGTCTTCTCTTCGGTTACCAACCCGATCTCGCCAAGCGGCGCGACGAACACTCCGCAGTACCGCGCGGCAGGCTTCAAGGAAGTCTTCGTCGGCGACAGCGTATCGCCGCGCGTTTCGGTCGGCTTCGGCGTCAACTGGAACTCACCCTTCGGTCCGTTCAGGATCGATGTATCGAAGGTCCTTAAGAGTCAGGTCGGTGACGACACCAAGACCTTCTCCTTCAACGTAGGAACGCAATTCTGA
- a CDS encoding Leu/Phe/Val dehydrogenase, whose amino-acid sequence MTAFWTEADYDDHELVEVVRDPKSGLTAIIALHSTHLGPGAGGTRFWHYANPEDAMRDALRLSRGMSYKNAMAGLPMGGGKAVILADADKTKTPEMLAAFADAVDALGGKYVTAEDVGISEADMAAVAQRTQHVSGLPVEGEDAAGGDPGPFTALGIFLGIKAAVKHKMGKDSMEGVHVAIQGTGSVGGGVARLLAREGARLTLSDIHMDRAEALATELGADTAAPDAIMSVACDVFSPNALGAILDDEGIARLDCQMVAGGANNQLKRPEHGPMLAKRGILYAPDYVINAGGIISVTLEYLCRNDKAPCDINEVRKRIALIPGRLEQIWQESDATGQSPDQVADRMAQELIGR is encoded by the coding sequence ATGACGGCATTCTGGACCGAAGCTGACTACGACGACCACGAACTGGTCGAGGTCGTACGCGATCCGAAGAGCGGCCTCACCGCAATTATTGCTCTCCATTCCACCCATCTCGGGCCCGGTGCCGGCGGCACCCGCTTCTGGCACTATGCCAACCCCGAGGACGCGATGCGCGATGCGCTGCGCCTGAGCCGCGGGATGAGCTACAAGAACGCCATGGCCGGCCTGCCGATGGGCGGGGGCAAGGCGGTGATCCTGGCCGATGCCGACAAGACGAAGACGCCGGAAATGCTGGCGGCCTTTGCAGACGCGGTCGATGCACTCGGCGGCAAGTATGTGACGGCGGAAGACGTGGGTATTTCGGAAGCCGACATGGCCGCCGTTGCCCAGCGCACGCAACACGTTTCCGGCCTCCCGGTCGAGGGCGAGGATGCTGCGGGCGGCGATCCGGGCCCGTTCACCGCGCTCGGCATCTTCCTCGGCATCAAGGCCGCGGTGAAGCACAAGATGGGCAAGGACAGCATGGAGGGCGTCCATGTCGCCATCCAGGGTACCGGCAGCGTCGGTGGCGGCGTCGCCCGCCTGCTCGCCAGGGAGGGCGCCAGGCTGACCTTGTCGGACATTCACATGGACCGCGCCGAGGCCCTGGCGACCGAGTTGGGCGCAGACACGGCGGCACCCGATGCGATCATGTCGGTGGCCTGTGACGTGTTCAGCCCCAACGCGCTCGGCGCCATCCTCGATGACGAGGGCATCGCGCGCCTCGACTGCCAGATGGTGGCCGGCGGTGCGAACAACCAGCTGAAGCGCCCCGAGCACGGCCCCATGCTCGCCAAGCGCGGCATTCTTTATGCGCCCGATTATGTCATCAATGCCGGCGGCATCATCTCCGTGACGCTCGAATATCTGTGCCGCAACGACAAGGCACCCTGCGACATCAACGAAGTGCGCAAGCGGATCGCGCTGATTCCCGGGCGGCTCGAGCAGATCTGGCAGGAAAGCGATGCCACCGGGCAGTCGCCCGACCAGGTCGCCGACCGCATGGCGCAGGAGCTCATTGGGCGGTAA
- the fabZ gene encoding 3-hydroxyacyl-ACP dehydratase FabZ, translated as MSEETTGFDVVEVLKRLPHRYPLLLVDRVKELVVDERIHAIKAVSFNEDFFQGHFPGAPIMPGVLQIEALAQAAGVLAVESLGLAGSGKLVYFMAIENAKFRAPVTPGCLLDLKAEFVQKRARVCKFAGEASVDGKVTCEVSFTAMIADAPE; from the coding sequence ATGAGCGAGGAAACCACCGGTTTCGACGTCGTGGAGGTGCTGAAGCGCCTGCCACACCGCTATCCCCTGCTCCTGGTCGACCGGGTGAAGGAACTGGTCGTCGACGAGCGCATCCATGCGATCAAGGCGGTCAGCTTCAACGAGGACTTTTTCCAGGGCCATTTCCCCGGCGCGCCGATCATGCCCGGCGTCCTCCAGATCGAGGCGCTGGCGCAGGCTGCGGGCGTGCTCGCAGTGGAAAGCCTCGGCCTCGCAGGCTCCGGCAAGCTCGTCTATTTCATGGCCATCGAGAATGCGAAGTTCCGTGCACCCGTGACGCCGGGCTGCCTGCTCGACCTCAAGGCCGAGTTCGTCCAGAAGCGTGCCCGCGTGTGCAAGTTCGCAGGCGAGGCCTCGGTCGATGGCAAGGTGACCTGCGAAGTCAGCTTTACCGCGATGATCGCCGACGCGCCGGAATAA
- a CDS encoding phosphatidate cytidylyltransferase, with product MADVEVMAEPAAPARKNADLPVRIVSAVVMLGLAIGALKAGDPWLDIFIVAVVATTLFEFVMLVLKATASLPLRILGVAAGVAYVGIAGFMLTKMPVPMVVGVVGAVIFVDTFAYFTGRALGGPKIAPAISPSKTWAGLLGAVIGATLWVGGWVYVVAHAISGDKTLWFEPQEMLQILGIGLLVAVAAQAGDFFESWLKRKAGVKDSSNLIPGHGGFFDRTDGMIPVVILAGLLVRGIS from the coding sequence TTGGCGGACGTTGAGGTAATGGCGGAGCCAGCGGCTCCCGCGAGAAAGAACGCCGACCTTCCGGTACGGATTGTCTCGGCTGTCGTGATGCTGGGCCTTGCCATCGGGGCGCTGAAGGCCGGTGATCCGTGGCTCGACATCTTCATCGTCGCCGTTGTGGCTACGACTCTATTCGAGTTCGTGATGCTGGTGCTGAAAGCGACGGCGAGCCTGCCGCTGCGCATTCTCGGTGTTGCCGCCGGGGTCGCCTATGTCGGTATCGCCGGCTTCATGCTCACCAAGATGCCGGTCCCCATGGTGGTCGGGGTCGTTGGCGCGGTGATCTTCGTCGACACCTTCGCATATTTTACCGGTCGCGCGTTAGGCGGACCGAAGATCGCGCCTGCAATCAGCCCGTCGAAAACCTGGGCAGGCCTGCTCGGCGCGGTCATTGGGGCGACACTGTGGGTCGGTGGCTGGGTCTACGTGGTTGCGCACGCCATCTCAGGTGACAAGACGCTATGGTTCGAGCCGCAGGAGATGCTCCAGATTCTCGGGATCGGCTTGCTGGTCGCGGTAGCAGCTCAGGCGGGCGACTTCTTCGAAAGCTGGCTCAAGCGCAAGGCAGGCGTGAAGGACAGCTCGAATCTCATTCCGGGGCATGGCGGCTTCTTTGATCGAACCGACGGCATGATCCCGGTCGTCATCCTCGCCGGACTTCTGGTGCGCGGAATTTCGTGA
- the rseP gene encoding RIP metalloprotease RseP: MESTIPLWLYYVIGFPLLLGPLVTVHELGHYIVGRWFGVQAEAFSVGFGKEIWGFTDKRGTRWKLAAIPLGGYVQFKGDMNPASIPDAEAIAKAEADEREGSFHHAALWKRALIVFAGPATNIILTLAIFASFFAFYGKPVPANADQQLTIAEFAQGSAAQQAGLEIGDRIVAVDGKQMRGFRDLQDAVLMFPGRTLDFAVMRDGSERHFEVTAASREITDQFGNISRIGLVGIQAKAVDYQYVPQGIVASVGLAVDHSRGIIEMMITGMGQIINGERSVKELGGPVKIAKFSGEQLSMGALAFINFAALISLNLAFINLLPIPALDGGHLAFYAAEAVRRKPVGPRGQEVAYRAGVALVLMLMVFVTVNDLAGLPIFGK; encoded by the coding sequence TTGGAAAGCACTATTCCCCTTTGGCTGTATTACGTCATCGGCTTCCCGTTGCTGCTGGGGCCGCTGGTGACCGTTCACGAGTTGGGTCACTACATTGTCGGCCGCTGGTTCGGCGTGCAGGCGGAAGCATTCTCGGTCGGTTTCGGCAAGGAAATCTGGGGCTTCACCGACAAACGTGGGACGCGCTGGAAGCTCGCGGCCATTCCCTTGGGCGGGTATGTCCAGTTCAAGGGCGACATGAACCCGGCCAGCATCCCCGATGCCGAGGCTATCGCCAAAGCGGAGGCGGATGAGCGGGAAGGGAGCTTCCACCACGCGGCCCTTTGGAAGCGCGCGCTGATCGTTTTTGCAGGGCCTGCGACGAACATCATTCTTACCCTCGCTATTTTTGCGAGCTTCTTCGCCTTTTACGGCAAGCCGGTACCGGCCAACGCGGACCAGCAGCTGACGATCGCCGAGTTTGCGCAAGGTTCGGCCGCGCAACAGGCGGGCCTTGAGATCGGGGACCGGATCGTCGCGGTGGATGGCAAGCAGATGCGGGGTTTCCGGGATCTCCAGGATGCGGTGCTGATGTTCCCGGGACGCACCCTCGATTTCGCAGTGATGCGCGACGGAAGCGAGCGCCATTTTGAAGTGACCGCAGCGAGCCGCGAGATCACCGACCAGTTCGGCAATATCTCGCGCATAGGGCTCGTCGGAATTCAGGCCAAGGCAGTCGACTACCAGTATGTGCCGCAAGGCATCGTCGCGAGCGTCGGACTTGCAGTCGATCATTCGCGCGGCATCATCGAGATGATGATCACCGGCATGGGCCAGATCATCAATGGCGAACGCTCGGTCAAGGAACTCGGCGGGCCGGTAAAAATCGCGAAGTTTTCCGGCGAGCAGTTGAGCATGGGCGCGCTCGCCTTCATCAACTTCGCGGCGCTGATTTCGCTTAATTTGGCATTCATCAACCTCCTGCCAATCCCGGCCCTCGACGGCGGGCACCTGGCTTTCTACGCGGCTGAAGCGGTCCGCCGGAAGCCGGTCGGCCCGCGCGGTCAGGAAGTGGCGTACCGCGCCGGCGTGGCCCTCGTGCTCATGCTGATGGTGTTCGTCACGGTGAACGACCTGGCTGGCCTCCCGATCTTCGGGAAATAG